CCTGTTTGCCGGGTAAAGCTGGGCACAGGGTCttgtttataagcagaaaaggacagcacagactgagcctggtgggtccagcagaggtgatgctggtggtgtccatgggcagaggagcagctggagacactttAGGAGGCTCCTATCAGACCTACTGACCCCTCAAGGACACAGCTCAGGAGTCTCACTGATTTGTTCAATCACGATAGccttttttcctagttttctaCTGAAATTCCCCAAGGACAAGAAAGTGAAAAGCCAAACTCAGTGAAGTTCCTTATCTTTAATGTAATCTCTGCCCTGATCTTCCCTTTAAAATGTCCTCTTAGAAATATCCTGAAGGcatttggagctgtgagcagccctgactcacacagcacctcctgaaagcagaaagaccctctcctgccaggaagtgcttcttccccccataccttctctctgtccctccatgGGGAACTGTCTGATCCAAAAAAACTCTATTTTTTCTccactggagaaacagcaagagccctcctgacagatcccacaggctgtggctgtgttggcTTCAAGAGATCCTCCAAGAACAgcacctgcattgtcctgcacccagagactcaccttgagaagggctgtgaagatcTTCCTCCAAatgaagcctcctctttcctcccaccccaccctgcctttcccctctctgtgcctccctcctctcccctcgctgcctgcaggcagtgccctcagccctgctgggctttgcagaggagctgctcctgcccagagatggctctttgtagcgctgcccacttgccaccagctccctccgtgccaggagcccagcccagctcagcagcagaggagcagcccacgGCATTTTAATGACCCTCTGGTGGTTTTGATGCTGAGTCCATGAACCACAGCCCCTTCGAGGAAGTTGAATAAACCACTCAAGAAGTCAAAGTCCAATTCAAACTCCAAAGTTTCTTGCAGTGTTAATGGGTCCCACCgagggcactgctgagaaagcatctcCAGTGTCCTGTTAGAGCAGAAAACTGGAGGCAGTGAAAAAAGGTTAGGAAAAGGCATGTCCTGGagtaatgaataaatgaatagaGAGATAGAGcgataataaataaatagtacATAAATTGTACTATTTCCTCTTTAATTTAGTTTATAGGAGCTGATCTGCTATTTAATCTGCTGTGTGCTGACCTCTGGTGGCAAAAATATCCATACAAATCACATCTATTACACTACAGGTTAGAAATGTGAGTTTTTCTCTTACAAGGAGGTAACAGTAAACCAGCAGGACAGGGACCAGAGGCTGGCAAgaaatcccatccctggaggtgttcaaggccaggttggatgggccttgggcagcctgatttagtgggatgtgcctgcctatggcaggggggttggaagtagatgatctttaaggtcccgtccaaccctaactattctatgattccatgaaaacaaGGTAAAGGTGGCTCTGATGCTGAGCAAACCTGGATGTGTTTCATTAATCCAAAGGACCAAGCCCTGATCCCATTAACTgaaaggccaagccctgacccccagcccTTAGGAAGGGACATTCTGTCCCTCACTCAGTCCTCATGGCTCTTCCTGGGGCAGTGGAATGTGGAGATGGGCAATGCCAAGGGCAGGACCATGGAAAAACACCTCCTGAGAATGGACAAGGAGGCAATGAGGCCCCAGGGCTGGAAGGATTTGTCATCTCCTCATAGGCATCCATGGCAGAGAGGACAGCCATCACCAAAGTCATGGAAAGGCTGCTCTGGTAGGgagctttcagcttttccacatccctctgtcctctccacaACATGCTGTCCCACAGTGTTGCATCACCTGTGCCTCTTGCCCTGAGGCTGCACTCATCTCCCCGGCTGCCCCACCTTGCTGTCCCCTTCCTTTGCTGATGTCTCTCTGTCCTCCCCGGCTCTTGCTTGACACACAAAGCTCTGGGCTGATCCAGACTCCTTCTGGATGACTTGTGGCACCACAGCACTGCCCTTTGAgtgatatttctttctcctcttgtcCAGCCTGGACCTCCCCAGCTACAAGttttagcattatttctttctcctgccattTTCCACTATGAAGAAAAGCTCCACCATCTCTGAAACCACCCTTGAAGCACTCTCAGGGGAATCCTACGGTGTCCGCAGCCTCCACACCAATGAGCCCAGAGGCCACTGGTCATACGCTTGaggtctccaaaccccatcctggGAGGCCTCTGGGCACTCTCCGGGGTGTTTGCAGGTGAAATCATAGTGGTCAGAGGccaagaaagactttttcccAAAGCCTGTGGTggcaggacgaggggcaatggctttgaactggaagaggggagatttagattggatgtaaggaagaaatattttacaatatggGTGTCAAGGAATCGGAACAggtacccagagaagttgtggatgtcccatctctggaagtgtccaaggtCAGGAACTTTGAGCTAAAGCGAGAAAACCGATTCAGCTCTAGCTCAGACCGGAACAAACCAGTATGGACTAAGAGATGGAGATTGCCCAGGGCCTGGCCGGGATGGGGTTCATTTTCTTGCTCGTAGcctgtgtggggctgtgctctgcGCAGGGCGCTGATAACACACTGgtactgcagctcctgctgctccgtgCGGGCAGAGAGGcaaaggccttctctgtttctcactctgccccagagagaggaggcttggggtgggaagagactgggaagggggaaaatcaGGACGGGTGGCTCAAACGGACCAAAGAGCAATCGCACGCCTTGTAGAACCTTGTTCAGCACTAAAACTGGGAGGGGAGCTTCTCCAAAGCAGCCATTGCTTGGACACTGGCTGGACATCACTCTGCTGCTGGGACTGactgcttctccatccctggtttccttttttcttccctccatttATGAAACTCTCTTTATCTTCACCcaccagttttgttttctcgCTTTTGCCCTGGCGATGGtctcccccatcctgctgggggagggaggaggggattaTGTAAGGGTTTTGCTGCGAGGGGGTCACCCCAAAAGGCAATCACACAGCAAAGGGGTCGGTGCGTGCTTGTGAGGTCACCACTGCCCGAGTAGCCGATGGGCCAAGAGGAGACTCGTGGCATTGGTAGGAGCTTGTGAGGTCACTTGTTCACTCGTACCTGATAAGCGGGGAGAGAGCAAAAGGTTGGATACATGGTGGTCAGGTCACTGATTCCCACGGAACCAACAGGCCTGGGGAAGGACAAAAGCTTGTGTAGGTGTTGGTGAGGTCATTAGTGTCTGATTCCTCCACAGGCCAGGAGAAGGCCCATGGGTTGTGCAGGTTCTTATGAGGTCACTCCCCCCTGAGGAGCTGATAGGTCAGGAGAAGGCCTGTAGATGGTGCAGGTGCTTGTGAGGTCACCGGTGCCTGAGCAGGTGATAGGCCAGGAGGTGGCACATGGCCTGTGAAGCTCCTTTGGATGTCAGTGGTATCTGAACACCCGATAGAGCAGGAGCAGACATGGCAGTTGTAGATGGCAGGAGGTCACCTGTGGGTGAGTGGTGGGTGGGCCAGGAGAAGGCACATGGCTATGTACGAGCTTGGGATTGCactggtgctggagcagctgttgGGAAAAGAGCAGGCACACGGCTTGTGTGGGGCTCCTGATGACATCACAATAATGTTTAAACACGACTGAATATGGCTTTTTGGAGGAACCATCATCAGCAGAACCCATGCACAGCACAGAGGAGTGAGCATCTGACTCATgagctcaaagcagcagcaggagggtgtGAGGTCACCATCAGTGTCACCCTGTGGGAGtccacagctgctctgaggaATCAGAGAGAATGGATATTGACATCAACAGACAACCGTGTTCCCATAACGAGGCTGGAAAGTCCGGAAGAAGAATCTTGGAAGCGAAACAAGTAACAGTTAATTGAaagttggcaagaaaaatagcagaTACAGGTAGCGCATGGACAGTGTTGTTCAACGAATCATAGTAAAGCTTTAGGCACGTGGACAGAGCGGTTGAGCTGTATATCCCCCAAACCTCAATTAACACCATTGCAAAAATTGTATTGGAGAAAATTGGCCTTCAAATCGCACCTGAAAAGATCCAAATCTGGAAATACTgtgagtggaaaattttagatgccacaattgaacctcagcaaaaTTGCAAACAGCAGTTGAAACTTTAAACGATTTGCAACAGCTACGAGGAACAATCATTTcagttaaaccttatttgggtattactaataaatccattatttgatcttcttaagggagacATGGCTTTAACAACACCTCGCACTCTTACGAGTGAAGCACAACAAACTTCggacaaaattgaaaaagccgttactcagagaaaagcccagagACGACTCGATGGTCATCCaatgtgtttgtttggttttgttactctgtcaggcatttggtctgATAGCATAATGGGTACTGTGCTTTCAGATCTTGTGATATTAGAGTGGAATTTTTTATCAACCTAAAGAAACCATATTTATTCCAATGAGATAATTGCAGGTGTCAtcattaaaggcagaaaaagaatagtacaaataactggaaatgagccattaacatttttttctctattacaaTAGAATATTTAGACTGGTGTTTAGATAACAGTTTTTCATTACAGATTACCCTTGAAGGCTGTGATgattgcaaacagaaaaggaggagataTGGGAGAAAGCGTGTACGGATTTGAACTCGATGAGAAAAGACTGTGCCTCTGAATCAGCGCGAGCATAAAGGATTCCTTTGTCGTGTGTGCACCAACACAGGCGGCCGATGCCTTGGTGTGCCCATGATATCAGCAGCAAACGCAGAGCAAGCGGCCGCTGTTCTGAAGGTCGCTAACTGGCTTAAAAGACCTTGGAATCACTAACAGCGCTTGTGGGAATGTAGGAGCTTGtggcaaagagaaataagaagaaaaggggTACATCTCCAGCACAGTCAATGCTCTTTATCTCCGTAGTTATGGAAACTGCAGTAGTGGAATTTTATTGGGGTAGCTGTTGACGTAGCTGTTAACGGGGCAGACAGGGATGTTTGTCGGATCATTCGGAAACaatatataaaaacattcaGCTTCTAAAAGAAGGGGTGAGAAAGTTACAAGTAGATGATGGATCAGATTGGTTGAATAGCTTATTTAAAGGATGCGGACTGTCAGGGTGATTGTTATCATTGATAAAATCAGGGTTGTTGACTCTGGTTACTGTTGTAATTGTGTTATTAATGTTGTCTTCTCTGATCAGTTTGTTGCAAAGGGCCCTGCAAGGGACTGTCGGGAAAATTTTtgtagcacaaatacaaaaaagggggaattgtggaagtccacagctggtgtgaggactcagagaaaatggatattgaCCTTGAATAGATACACGTGTTCCCATAACGAGGCTGGAAAGTCTGGAAGAAGAATCTTGGAAGTGAAACAAGTAACATCTAATGGAaagttggcaagaaaaatagtagatacAGGTAGCAAATGGACAGTGTTGTTCAACGAATCATAGTAAAGCTTTAGGCACGTGGACAGAGCAGTTGAACAAATCACTTTAACAGCTTTAGTATATGAACACAGCCTGATAGATagcaaaaaatataaagaggcCAGTAAAACAATAAGGTTTGGCTTTTGCTCGCAAACTTTTGAACGTCGTGTCCATCCCAACAACAACATCTATCTTTCCATATTTGGTTTCTACCGGTATATTTCCTacctgcatttccttctctctgcacttGGGGCTTGATTGTCAacacatcccagtgctgcatTCAGGCACTCACTCTTGGGATGTTGACCTCAAGATGATGTGACCTTGAGAATCTTTCTGTCCCACAGACCTTCATGGAACCCAAGGAAGGGCTGTTTGTGTTCTCTAGGGTTCATCTCACCGCACACACGTGATGTACGTGCTCTTATCTCCTCTGAACAGTGTGAACATTAACGCTGACCTCCTCATTCCGTGTCCTTCCAGACAGGGACAAAGAATGTCTACAAGCTGGAGAcagagggcagtgctgggaatggtGATTTTGAGGGGCTACTCCAGGTTGATTGTCCTGGGGCAGGTTCTGTGGGTGCTCCAGGGCACATGGGCACAGACCTGACCCTGTCCTGCAGATCTACCAGAGGAGGCCTggatgtgaaagaaaactatAGCCTTCCCAAACCCATCACACCTGCAGTGCTTATCTTTACATTGGTGTTTTCATCAGTGGTTCAGGTTCTTGAACATGTCCTTCAGGGAAACCCCGAAAGAAGCCCTAAGCCTTCAGgctctgccctgaggagatccctttgctctatggaaaggctgttgtggaggcagctctgtcccacaagtgcccactgcctgtccctgcctgcgggcacagcactgccacgcagcaccgctgtgaccaagctcagagccctcaggccttccagcaaggcaagggatgaggaggagagagtggaaggggagagagaacagctctgggagatcaGGCGCTGGTGTCTGGCAGGGCTGCCGTGCTGggactcttttcccctccacccatGCCCACAggaactgtccctgcagctccaaaagggccttggaggaaagagaagtCCTTGaatattactttattttgttgaaacacGCAGAGAGCACAGCTTCTCATTTACACAGACAATcagtaagaaaagagaagaagacagTTAATTCAAAACCGAATGACAAGATTATCTcaactgaaaaaacagcaaTACCAACAACAAATAATGAAGCCGGTCTCGGCCTGCTGTGAGTTGCACGATAATTGCTATGCAGAAGGTGATGAGCAGTTCATTGCTATAGAGAACCATCCAGatatcagtttccacactgcatccttgagctgctggttcctcaagctgtagatgagggggttcagtgctggaggaaTCACTGAGTACAGAACTGACACCACAAggtccagggatggagaggagatggaggggggcttcaggtaggcaaaaTATGCAGTGCTGACAAAGAGGGAGACcacagccaggtgagggaggcacgtggaaaaggctttgtgccgtccctgctctgaggggatcctcagcactgccctgaagatctgcacataggacaccacaatgaaaacaaaacagccaaacaaTAAACAGGCACAGACATCAAGAAGCCAAACCTCCCTGAGGTcagagtgtgagcaggagagcttgaggatctgagggatttcacagaagaactgttccacagcattgccctggcagaggggcagggaaaatgtactggccgtgtgcagcagagcagtgagaaacccagcgccccaggcagctgctgccatgtggacacaagctctgctgcccaggagggtcccgtagtgcaggggtttgcagatggcaacatAGCGGTCataggacatgatggtgagaagagaaaactctgctacaatgaaaaaggcaaacagaaagacTTGTGAAACACATCCTGAGTAGGAAATAGTCCTTTTGTCCCAGAGGGAATTGGCTATTGATTTTGGtacagtggtggagatggatcccaggtcaataacagagaggttgaggaggaagaagtacatgggggtgtggaggtggtggtcacaggcaatggtggtgatgatgaggccgttgcccaggagggcagccaggtagatgcccaggaagagccagaagtgcaagagctgcagctcccgtgtgtctgcgaatgccaggaggaggaactgggtgatggagctgctgttggacatctgctgcctctggacaTGGCACACTTTCCAAGATTAAAAAGACATAGACAAATTAGGGGACACTTCTCTGGTGAAAATCAAAGCTATTTCTCATACGACCACCCCCAACGTGCCTCTTCTCGTAAGGAGGACCTTTGGCAGGTCCCTTTCAGAAGCTCTCCTTGCTCCTCTCTGAGGTTGCCCCAGGGAGCAGAAGGCTGTGATGTGGCCTCTGCAGGAGTCAGTGCTGCCCTGCAGCAACAGGGGAATGGAACACAGGGTGATCTAAGGATGAGTCCACTCCTGATATCAAACAGCTTTCCAGCATTGTCCCTCCCCATCTACccaactgcagagcagagctgaggggatTTTGCTCTGTGTCTTCTGTTCTGGTTGCCCCAACACAGCTCAGGATGGTTTTGATGCAGAAACTCCTGTCTCTTCCACTTCACTCCAGGAGAAGTTTCCTGAGTCCTGACAGCAAACGGGCTATCCTTTAATTCAGAGTGAGCTCAGACGGTCTGTCCATCAGCCCTGGTCtcagctgccctgtgctggaggGCTTTTGCACTCAGGTGTTCCCCCCAAAAGAAACCgcactgctgggagcagaggaatCCGGTTTCCCAGTGCAGATCTCCAAATACCCTCATGCTTCCTACCTGAAGGGGATCTCAGGTCTCTCCTCCCACCCAGGGACACAGAGGGCTCATTGCTGCTGCCTCCATGCAGACGATGAGCAGCACTTCCATGGCTTTAGGGCTGAGGTCTCTTCTCCATGGGACTGCTGGATAACACAGAGATACCATGGGAGAGCTGTGCCCTTCCGGAGGgcagcctgcagcccagcaggatTCACCAGGGAACGAGTCAAATGTCCTAAATCTGGGGTGTCCTGAAAGGAGAATCTGCTCGTTTGCATTGCCCTGAACCTGCCAGTTAGGAGAGGGATTGGACCCTTTACTCCCTGCATGGCAGAACCCACAGGACGGCTCCATGAACTGCACATTaacccaaaccccatcccagaAGGTCCAGTGATAAGAACCTGaagcaaagcaggagaggaaagagggagacaTGCACAGCGCTGCTGCCGATGGAGccagcacagagacagacagttaGGGTGGGGTGGTAATTTCTCCTTTGAAGGGGTGAGGCTGCTGGGAAGGTGACTGACCACCCGGCCtgaagagaagaggcaggagaggagagccTGGGTTTGCTCCATGGcaggtgcctgctctgcaggggaTGGCAGGCAGGAGCCTGAATCCCCCTTCCCATGGTGCTAATGGGAGCAgatccttctccatccctgcccacgTCTCTTCTGCCTGGAGCTTGTCCCTGCTGAGAGCTGTTTCTCTGTCCCAGGATCTCCTCCCTGTCTGTGCTCACAGAGCCCACCCCACCCACTgtgtgctcagctctgccctgcagagccctcCTGGCAGTGGGGCACTGCTCAGGGGCACCTCTGGGTGTGCaggggctgaggagcagctcagaaAAATCCTAACGGGAACTGGAGTCCCAGTGTCTTTcaagaagggagaaataaattcccacccccccgctgcccccccagCCAAGCAGGAGTGGAAACCTGAAAGCACAGACTCCATCCCTTCCAGGTGAATGCTGCCTTGATGCCATTCTTCAAAAGCACCCTTTGCACCTGGATCTTTGAGAAGCCCTGACACACACAGCACCCTCTCAACAGCAGAAGGACCCTGTTCTGCCCTGCTGGGGGTCACTCCTTCCCCCACAGCTTCTCCCACAGGTCCATGGGCAGctccccgggcaggctgagcactgaccCTGGCAGGTGGCAGAGTCCCCGTTCCCACCACCCAGAGCCTGGAGTGCAGGGAACCTGCTCTGAATGACAGCCCAGGGTCACCCCTGGCTTCACAGCCCTTCCAAAGTGCCTCACAAGAGCCCCCTCCTCACAGATCCCATGAGCTGAGGGCTCTGCAAGCTTAGGAGATGCCACCAGGATCCACAGCTGCATTGCCCTGCACCCAGACTCACCGTGTCTAGGACTGCAGAGGTTGCTCCTCCAGTCAGCTCTCAATCATCCTCCCACTCCTGACCATTTTAAGCTCTCTCTGCCTTGCTCATCTCAGAAACCATGGAAgttcccttctccctgctgggctttgtggAGTTCTTGGGCAGAGCATGAGCTCCCTCAGTCCcaagagcccagcccagctcagcagcagaggagcagcccagggcattTAACGATCCCTCTGGTGGGTTTGATGCCGAGTCCATGAACCTCATCCTCTTAGAGGAAGTTGAACAAACTTCTCAAGAAGTAAAACTCCAATTCAAGCTCCAAAGTTTCTTGTAGTGTTAATGGGTCCCACGgagggcactgctgagaaagcatctcCAGGGCCCAGTTAGAGCAGAAAAGTGGAGGCAGTGATGAAAGGTTGGGAAAACAAAGGTAAtggtggctctgctgctgagtcAATCTGGATGTGTTTCATGAATTGAAAAGGCCAAGCCATGACCCTCTTAACCAAGTGGCAAAGCCTTGAACCCTAGATCCTTAAAGGGAGATCCTGTCCCTCACTCATTCCTCGGGGCTCTTCCTGGGCAGTGGGATGTAGGGATGGGCAATGCCAAAGGCAGGACTGTGGAAAAACACCTCCCAGGCTCCTGGGTGGGAATGAGGAGGCCATGAGACCCTGGGACTGTAAGGATGAGGTGTTTCCTCTTTGGCATCAGTGTCAGAGACAACAGCCATagacaaggaaaagaagactTTGGTTCTGTTGGGGGTTTTGAGCCTTGTTGGAACCCTTGACCATCTCCACCGCAGGCAATGATGTCCCACACCTCTGCCTGTCAGCTGCAGACATCCACCCTGTCACTGCACCTTGCTCTCCCCTgagcatcttcctttctttactgatacctctctgtcctccctggGTGTTCCTAGAAAGACAAAGCCTTGGGCTGGTCCACACTCCCCAGGGGTGACGAGTTGTGCATCAGCACTCGTGCACTGTAGGGAAGCTGCAGCCATGGGGCAAAATCACCAAAGAAGCGATGGCATAGGAAATGTGAAGAGGTACTCGTAATTCTGAAACCAAGAGCTCATCTGCTGTGTTggatcatacaatcatagaatcaccagcttggaaagtacccactggatcatcgagtccaaccattcctaacactccctaaaccatgtccctcagcacttcatccacccgttccttaaacacctcctgggaaggcgactcaaccccctccctgggcagctgttccagtacccaatgactcttactgtgaagaatttttttctgatatccaacctgaacctcccctggtggagcttcaggccattccctcttgtcctgtcccctgtcacctgggagaagagcccagctccctcctctccacaacctcctttcaggtagttgtagagagtaataaggtctcccctcagcctcctcttctccaggctaaacaaccccagctctctcagacgctcctcataagacttgttctccagctccctcaccagctttgttgctcttctctggacacactccagagcctcaacatccttcttgtggtgaggggtccagaactgaacacagtactcaaggtgcggtctcaccagtgctgagtacagagggagaataacctccctggacctgctggtgaccccatttctgatacaagccaagatgccgttggccttcttggccacctgggcacactgctggctcatgttcagtcggctgtcaaccagcacccccaggtccttctcttccgtgcagctctccagccactcttcccccagtctgtagcgctgcatagggttgttgtgccccaagtgcaggacccggcatttggccttgttaaacctcatcccattggtctcggcccagcagtccagcctgttcagatccctaaGATCTGTAAGATCTTACACGTGTAAGATCAAGGGGGcgccggccagccatgtaacttcaatgaagaaacttgcttccacatcaccgcgtcgtgtctcaacagcgacaaCCCTCTGCCCCATCATCCATATCATTAACAGCGAAGTCAAACACGACTGCACACAGAATTTTAAAGCACCTTTAAAAGCTCCTGTCCTGGTGAGAGGACGCTCCAGCACGCCAGTGCCTCTGGGGCTGCTTGCTGATGGAGGTTCATGCAGCAGAAATTGTTGTAAGAGGGATTTGTGTGCTAAAGCGCCTTTGAATGTTCCAGGAACcatttttggttaaaaaaaacccactgaaaccTGCCCCACCAGCCTCTCTTCAGCCATACACTGTGCTGGCTCGTGGCACCCTCAGGGGCCAATCCCACCAAAATGAGCAGAAAACCATCCCAAATCCACTTCTGCTTGGAATGGAGCAACCACTGTTTGCCCTGCACctcagtttctctctagaagaAGACAAGGGGTGTTTGCTTCCCGTTCTTTGCTCCCCAGCTCCATGTCGGGGCCGGTGGGTGCTGCTGGTCCGTGTGGGCCtgtgggcagcagcatcccccTGACGTGCACTGAGCACGCGATGCCTGGCCCACACTGCTTCCAAACTAAACTATTGGAGTTTGGCActccttccaaaccaaactattgtataattctatgattctatgatctatgaaATATCTAAAGAGTGGATGTCAAGAGAATGGGACAAGAATCTTGTTATCGCTTTCAGTCCCACCTGAAAATAGGGACaagtttctttcctgtgagTGAGACGGAGCACTGGAACGGGCACCATCCAGCAATGCAGAGCCCGAGGCAATGCATCCATCCATCGCTGTAGCCCTTCTCCCACCACACTGATGCTATAGGTGTGAGGGTCCAGCggagctgggaggaaaaggTCAGCCGAGCATGCGGCCAAGGGAGAGACAGCAGCCTGGGTGGGGAGAACGCCAGCATCCGCATTGTTAAGAACACTGAGACTCTTCCTGCCATTTTCACGTATTTATTGTGAGGGAgagatggggtttggaggtgtgAGCAGAGCCCTCTGGTCCCCAGGGGACTCAGCGCATGTCCCTGCTTCTGGCCAGGCCCTTCTTTTGCCAGCTGCCAGGGCTGCCTTCCAGCATCTGTGGCAGGGTGTCTTCTTGGTGGGTGAGGAAGagtcctgggagctgctggtgttCCTCTTCAAGGGCCAGCGGGGCCCTGGAGACGAGGAGCCCCTGCCTGGCCCCGATCACAGTCCCCACCGCCATCCGCCCATGGCACCGCGTGCCGGTCTTGGTACCAGCCTGGGGTGGGATTGAGGACAGAGGGGGGGCAGTCAGGACACCCCCACAACTCAGCAACCGAGATGACAGGCAGTTCCTCTTCGTCCGCTGCCGCAGCGCTGCTGGAGAGGTCTGGTTGTGGGGCAGGAGTCCCCCCGCGGGAGGCAGCGGTGCTGGTGGTGCACAAAGGGCTATGGTCCTCTTGGTGTGGGGATGCAGAGGATCTgttggtggccatggggctgcGCTCCCG
The nucleotide sequence above comes from Cuculus canorus isolate bCucCan1 unplaced genomic scaffold, bCucCan1.pri subtelo1, whole genome shotgun sequence. Encoded proteins:
- the LOC128850863 gene encoding olfactory receptor 14A16-like, which codes for MSNSSSITQFLLLAFADTRELQLLHFWLFLGIYLAALLGNGLIITTIACDHHLHTPMYFFLLNLSVIDLGSISTTVPKSIANSLWDKRTISYSGCVSQVFLFAFFIVAEFSLLTIMSYDRYVAICKPLHYGTLLGSRACVHMAAAAWGAGFLTALLHTASTFSLPLCQGNAVEQFFCEIPQILKLSCSHSDLREVWLLDVCACLLFGCFVFIVVSYVQIFRAVLRIPSEQGRHKAFSTCLPHLAVVSLFVSTAYFAYLKPPSISSPSLDLVVSVLYSVIPPALNPLIYSLRNQQLKDAVWKLISGWFSIAMNCSSPSA